Proteins from a single region of Hordeum vulgare subsp. vulgare chromosome 6H, MorexV3_pseudomolecules_assembly, whole genome shotgun sequence:
- the LOC123406026 gene encoding wall-associated receptor kinase 3-like translates to MRMGCGFLMIVLALLGTQTTRVSGAVATSGRQYEESNLVVPSPAMLGRCPRKCGNLSFAYPFGIGSGCFRDPDFNLTCVVDGGSGTSRLFLSDNITEVVAYGDSELSGIKVGWTQYIIINYNEEVTVVSGVDVYNLSSWLPPGRSFVGLNAVINVTGCGFDTYLLNHDSNTTFRVCSTTCPGTEITETTARENCDGTWCCTVQFSSFNGFQFSFVRQRGVDSSRVDHTSPLWNKMSVTTDYASLGWNVVDQANCAEAVRHEKTYACLSKNSSCTERRSAYSDGYWCSCNVGFLGNPYVADGCFRDKGYNRIQRVENCTRQCGDIEIPFPFGVEEGCFARKVFQLNCTNATTSTLQMEDDVHQVVHINIEEGLIEIKYIAYYQQEFLRIYIDEEPDLYMGYGETTLSQWAVANLTCQEAELDNNRYACISINSECLIVNSTKNRLYGYRCKCSRGFHGNPYIQEGCQDIDECNQANGTCEEVCNNIVGSYYCSKCPDKMDYDTTTRKCMSIKRQITYLGVIIGLSGGFGILLLILSGLFIVHRWKRYSQRQLRRRYFRKNQGLLLEQLISSDENASDKTRIFSVEELEKATDNFHQTRIVGHGGHGMVYKGILSDQRVVAIKKSKVIEEGEINQFINEVVILSQINHRNIVKLFGCCLETEVPLLVYDFISNGSLFGILHSDSSTGCLSWDDCIRIAVEAAGALSYLHSAASISVFHRDVKSSNILLDGNYTAKVADFGASRLVSIDQTHIVTNVQGTFGYLDPEYYYTGQLNEKSDVYSFGVVLIELLLRKEPIFTSESGSKQNLSNYFLSGLKGRPVTEIVAAQVLDEATEEEISSVASLAEMCLSLRGEDRPTMKQVEMALRVLQTERLKLCHVDPGNGEEKEPLLIPAREKGSSHQLVASDCGNANLPSENIKRCYTFEQEFMSYDGVSR, encoded by the exons ATGAGAATGGGGTGCGGCTTCCTCATGATTGTGCTTGCGTTGCTAGGGACGCAGACAACACGAGTGTCTGGCGCCGTAGCGACAAGTGGTCGGCAGTATGAAGAGAGCAATCTTGTCGTTCCGTCGCCGGCCATGCTCGGCAGGTGCCCGAGGAAGTGTGGCAATCTGAGCTTCGCCTACCCCTTCGGCATCGGCTCCGGCTGCTTCCGCGACCCCGACTTCAACCTGACCTGCGTcgtcgacggcggcagcggcaCCTCCAGGCTCTTCTTGAGCGACAACATCACCGAGGTCGTCGCCTACGGCGATTCCGAGCTCTCCGGCATCAAGGTCGGATGGACGCAGTacataatcatcaactataacgAGGAGGTCACCGTCGTCTCCGGCGTGGACGTTTACAACTTGTCCTCTTGGTTGCCTCCGGGGAGATCTTTTGTTGGATTGAATGCCGTAATAAACGTCACCGGCTGCGGCTTCGACACGTACCTGCTCAACCACGACTCGAACACGACCTTCAGGGTCTGCTCGACCACCTGCCCCGGCACCGAGATCACGGAGACGACGGCCAGGGAGAACTGCGACGGCACCTGGTGCTGCACCGTCCAATTTTCTAGCTTTAATGGGTTTCAGTTCAGCTTTGTCCGGCAGCGCGGCGTGGATAGCAGCAGGGTCGACCACACAAGTCCCCTGTGGAACAAGATGAGCGTAACAACGGACTATGCAAGCCTGGGGTGGAATGTGGTGGATCAGGCAAACTGTGCCGAAGCTGTTAGACACGAAAAAACCTACGCCTGCCTCAGCAAGAATAGCAGCTGCACTGAGAGACGGTCGGCATATAGCGACGGCTACTGGTGCTCCTGTAACGTCGGATTCCTTGGCAATCCCTATGTTGCCGACGGCTGCTTCCGCGACAAAG GATATAACCGAATCCAACGAGTGGAAAATTGCACACGACAATGTGGGGACATTGAAATCCCATTCCCTTTTGGCGTAGAAGAAGGTTGTTTTGCAAGGAAGGTATTTCAGCTCAATTGCACAAATGCGACAACCTCTACACTCCAAATGGAAGATGATGTACATCAAGTGGTGCACATCAATATTGAGGAGGGGCTCATTGAAATTAAATACATAGCATATTACCAACAAGAATTTTTAAGGATTTACATTGATGAAGAACCTGATCTCTATATGGGTTATGGGGAAACAACATTATCACAATGGGCTGTTGCTAATCTAACCTGCCAAGAGGCAGAATTGGACAACAATAGGTATGCATGTATTAGCATCAATAGTGAGTGCTTGATTGTCAACTCTACAAAAAATCGTCTCTACGGTTATCGTTGCAAATGCTCCAGAGGCTTTCACGGAAACCCATATatccaagagggttgtcaag ATATTGATGAGTGCAATCAAGCAAATGGTACATGTGAAGAGGTTTGCAATAATATCGTGGGAAGCTACTATTGCAGCAAGTGTCCTGATAAAATGGACTATGATACAACAACAAGGAAATGTATGTCAATAAAAAGACAAATTACTTACTTGG GTGTTATCATTGGGTTGAGTGGTGGCTTTGGAATTCTACTTCTCATCTTGAGTGGACTTTTCATTGTACACAGATGGAAAAGATACAGCCAAAGGCAGTTACGGAGGAGATATTTTAGGAAAAACCAGGGTCTTCTTTTAGAACAACTTATATCATCGGATGAAAATGCAAGTGACAAAACAAGGATTTTCTCGGTGGAAGAGCTAGAAAAGGCAACAGACAACTTCCATCAAACACGTATCGTAGGCCATGGAGGGCACGGCATGGTATACAAAGGCATATTATCTGACCAAAGGGTAGTGGCCATAAAAAAGTCTAAGGTGATTGAGGAAGGTGAGATCAATCAATTCATCAATGAAGTCGTCATCCTCTCCCAAATAAACCACCGAAACATCGTAAAGCTATTTGGATGTTGTCTTGAAACTGAGGTACCTCTGTTAGTGTACGATTTTATCTCAAATGGATCGTTGTTTGGTATTCTTCATTCTGATTCTAGCACTGGTTGTTTATCTTGGGATGATTGCATAAGGATTGCTGTGGAAGCTGCGGGAGCCCTCTCTTATCTCCATTCTGCAGCCTCGATATCGGTTTTTCATCGTGATGTTAAATCATCCAATATACTATTGGATGGAAACTACACAGCTAAAGTCGCTGATTTTGGGGCTTCGAGACTAGTTTCTATTGACCAAACTCACATTGTGACAAATGTGCAAGGCACGTTTGGGTACTTGGATCCTGAGTATTATTACACTGGACAATTGAATGAGAAAAGTGATGTCTACAGTTTTGGTGTTGTACTCATTGAGCTACTTCTCAGAAAAGAGCCAATATTCACAAGCGAGTCAGGCTCGAAGCAAAACTTATCAAACTATTTTCTTTCGGGGTTGAAAGGGAGGCCAGTTACAGAAATAGTGGCTGCCCAAGTTCTGGATGAAGCAACTGAGGAAGAGATTAGCAGCGTAGCTTCCCTTGCAGAGATGTGCTTGAGTCTCCGAGGCGAGGATAGACCTACCATGAAGCAGGTGGAGATGGCTTTGAGGGTTCTACAAACAGAAAGGTTAAAACTGTGCCATGTTGATCCAGGGAATGGAGAAGAGAAGGAACCACTGCTAATTCCAGCAAGAGAAAAAGGTAGCTCCCATCAGTTGGTCGCTTCTGATTGTGGCAATGCTAATTTGCCATCTGAAAACATCAAACGGTGCTATACCTTTGAGCAAGAATTCATGTCATATGATGGTGTTTCACGCTAG